From one Rhodamnia argentea isolate NSW1041297 chromosome 1, ASM2092103v1, whole genome shotgun sequence genomic stretch:
- the LOC115757255 gene encoding UPF0426 protein At1g28150, chloroplastic isoform X1 translates to MSLLVNSPTFVLLQKLRKPDLGCRTRLNPPSQSPLFGTQRRGIRRNCTGCRRDGVRAFFLNPTEERIIKEALKEPVAFMGGMFAGLLRLDLNEDPLREWVTRTVDASGISQEELDAEGSKEAEEDAPQEIEIE, encoded by the exons ATGTCTCTCCTCGTCAACTCTCCTACGTTCGTACT GCTGCAGAAGTTGAGGAAACCCGATTTGGGCTGTCGTACCAGACTCAACCCTCCGTCGCAGTCTCCACTTTTCGGTACTCAAAGGAGGGGCATCCGCAGAAACTGCACCGGCTGCCGTAGGGATGGCGTCCGAGCGTTTTTCCTCAATCCCACTGAAGAACGCATCATTAAGGAAGCTCTCAAG GAACCTGTTGCTTTCATGGGTGGGATGTTTGCGGGTCTTCTGAGGCTCGATCTGAATGAAGATCCACTGAGGGAATGGGTTACCAGAACAGTGGACGCTTCAGGGATTTCTCAAGAGGAGCTTGATGCAGAAGGATccaaagaagcagaagaagatgcCCCTCAAGAGATTGAGATTGAATGA
- the LOC115757255 gene encoding UPF0426 protein At1g28150, chloroplastic isoform X4: MSLLVNSPTFVLKLRKPDLGCRTRLNPPSQSPLFGTQRRGIRRNCTGCRRDGVRAFFLNPTEERIIKEALKEPVAFMGGMFAGLLRLDLNEDPLREWVTRTVDASGISQEELDAEGSKEAEEDAPQEIEIE, translated from the exons ATGTCTCTCCTCGTCAACTCTCCTACGTTCGTACTG AAGTTGAGGAAACCCGATTTGGGCTGTCGTACCAGACTCAACCCTCCGTCGCAGTCTCCACTTTTCGGTACTCAAAGGAGGGGCATCCGCAGAAACTGCACCGGCTGCCGTAGGGATGGCGTCCGAGCGTTTTTCCTCAATCCCACTGAAGAACGCATCATTAAGGAAGCTCTCAAG GAACCTGTTGCTTTCATGGGTGGGATGTTTGCGGGTCTTCTGAGGCTCGATCTGAATGAAGATCCACTGAGGGAATGGGTTACCAGAACAGTGGACGCTTCAGGGATTTCTCAAGAGGAGCTTGATGCAGAAGGATccaaagaagcagaagaagatgcCCCTCAAGAGATTGAGATTGAATGA
- the LOC115757255 gene encoding UPF0426 protein At1g28150, chloroplastic isoform X2 produces MSLLVNSPTFALQKLRKPDLGCRTRLNPPSQSPLFGTQRRGIRRNCTGCRRDGVRAFFLNPTEERIIKEALKEPVAFMGGMFAGLLRLDLNEDPLREWVTRTVDASGISQEELDAEGSKEAEEDAPQEIEIE; encoded by the exons ATGTCTCTCCTCGTCAACTCTCCTACGTTCG CGCTGCAGAAGTTGAGGAAACCCGATTTGGGCTGTCGTACCAGACTCAACCCTCCGTCGCAGTCTCCACTTTTCGGTACTCAAAGGAGGGGCATCCGCAGAAACTGCACCGGCTGCCGTAGGGATGGCGTCCGAGCGTTTTTCCTCAATCCCACTGAAGAACGCATCATTAAGGAAGCTCTCAAG GAACCTGTTGCTTTCATGGGTGGGATGTTTGCGGGTCTTCTGAGGCTCGATCTGAATGAAGATCCACTGAGGGAATGGGTTACCAGAACAGTGGACGCTTCAGGGATTTCTCAAGAGGAGCTTGATGCAGAAGGATccaaagaagcagaagaagatgcCCCTCAAGAGATTGAGATTGAATGA
- the LOC115757255 gene encoding UPF0426 protein At1g28150, chloroplastic isoform X3, with the protein MSLLVNSPTFVLQKLRKPDLGCRTRLNPPSQSPLFGTQRRGIRRNCTGCRRDGVRAFFLNPTEERIIKEALKEPVAFMGGMFAGLLRLDLNEDPLREWVTRTVDASGISQEELDAEGSKEAEEDAPQEIEIE; encoded by the exons ATGTCTCTCCTCGTCAACTCTCCTACGTTCGTACTG CAGAAGTTGAGGAAACCCGATTTGGGCTGTCGTACCAGACTCAACCCTCCGTCGCAGTCTCCACTTTTCGGTACTCAAAGGAGGGGCATCCGCAGAAACTGCACCGGCTGCCGTAGGGATGGCGTCCGAGCGTTTTTCCTCAATCCCACTGAAGAACGCATCATTAAGGAAGCTCTCAAG GAACCTGTTGCTTTCATGGGTGGGATGTTTGCGGGTCTTCTGAGGCTCGATCTGAATGAAGATCCACTGAGGGAATGGGTTACCAGAACAGTGGACGCTTCAGGGATTTCTCAAGAGGAGCTTGATGCAGAAGGATccaaagaagcagaagaagatgcCCCTCAAGAGATTGAGATTGAATGA